One window of Tindallia californiensis genomic DNA carries:
- the tsf gene encoding translation elongation factor Ts, whose amino-acid sequence MSITASMVKELREKTSAGMMDCKKALTETNGDMEKAVEFLREKGLAAVAKKAGRVAAEGIVEAYIHGGRIGVLVEVNSETDFVAKNEEFRMFVKDVAMQIAASNPQYVSKEEVPQEKIETEKDILRKQALNEGKPEKIIDKMVEGRIEKYYKEVCLLEQDFVKDPDKTVGDLLTEKIAKIGENLSIRRFSRFEVGEGIYKKEENFAEEVAKQIQ is encoded by the coding sequence ATGAGCATAACAGCGAGTATGGTAAAAGAGCTGCGTGAAAAGACAAGCGCGGGTATGATGGATTGCAAAAAAGCTTTAACAGAAACAAATGGTGATATGGAAAAAGCAGTTGAATTTTTACGAGAAAAAGGTCTGGCGGCTGTTGCGAAGAAGGCTGGTCGTGTCGCTGCTGAAGGAATTGTGGAAGCCTATATACATGGCGGGAGAATAGGCGTATTGGTAGAAGTCAATTCGGAAACAGACTTTGTTGCTAAAAATGAAGAATTTAGAATGTTTGTGAAAGATGTTGCGATGCAAATTGCAGCTTCGAACCCTCAATATGTAAGCAAAGAGGAAGTTCCTCAAGAAAAAATTGAAACCGAAAAAGATATTCTTAGAAAACAGGCGCTTAATGAAGGTAAACCAGAAAAAATTATTGATAAGATGGTTGAAGGAAGAATTGAGAAATATTATAAAGAAGTGTGCTTGCTAGAGCAGGATTTTGTTAAAGATCCCGATAAGACTGTTGGCGATCTATTAACTGAAAAAATTGCTAAAATAGGAGAAAATTTAAGCATTAGAAGATTTTCTCGCTTTGAAGTTGGAGAAGGAATTTATAAGAAAGAAGAAAACTTTGCTGAAGAAGTTGCGAAACAAATCCAATAA
- a CDS encoding chemotaxis protein CheD, whose protein sequence is MQDIIKVGMADLKVVKSPHILTTLGLGSCVGIAIYDLNNQIAGLAHIMLPDSTQIKNNANKAKFADTAMEVLLEELRKQGANDRKLTAKIAGGAQMFALDNKSDMMKIGARNAQATKKILSDYKIPLLAEDTGGNFGRTIEVYPDTGILLVKAIGKGKTEL, encoded by the coding sequence ATGCAGGACATAATAAAAGTAGGCATGGCTGATCTAAAGGTTGTTAAATCGCCTCATATTTTAACGACACTAGGTCTAGGTTCATGTGTTGGAATTGCAATTTACGATCTAAACAACCAGATCGCTGGCTTGGCACATATTATGCTTCCTGACAGCACTCAGATTAAAAATAATGCTAATAAAGCAAAATTTGCAGACACTGCCATGGAGGTTCTGTTAGAAGAACTTAGAAAACAGGGTGCTAATGATAGAAAGCTTACAGCTAAAATCGCTGGTGGCGCACAGATGTTTGCACTAGACAATAAATCTGATATGATGAAAATAGGAGCTAGAAATGCACAAGCCACTAAAAAGATATTAAGTGACTATAAAATTCCATTATTAGCAGAAGACACTGGTGGTAATTTTGGAAGAACTATTGAAGTATATCCTGATACTGGTATACTTCTTGTGAAAGCAATAGGAAAAGGTAAGACTGAGCTATAA
- a CDS encoding isoprenyl transferase, with the protein MEGMPRHIAIIMDGNGRWAQKRNLPRSVGHKKGADSLRNTVKEASSLSVDILTVFAFSTENWKRPDEEVSFLMNLLSEFIQKELSELHKNDVKIRMMGDLSILSSDLQSKINDAIMLTNKNKGLILNIALNYGGRHEIVRAVKKILNDKKHNIDSESITEEHINNELDTFDLPDPDLLIRTSGEYRVSNFMIWQLAYTEFYFTDTLWPDFDGDELKKAIKHYKVRSRRFGGL; encoded by the coding sequence ATGGAAGGTATGCCACGACATATTGCAATTATAATGGACGGGAATGGGCGATGGGCGCAGAAAAGAAACCTACCTAGAAGTGTAGGTCATAAAAAAGGCGCTGATTCTTTACGCAATACGGTTAAAGAAGCTTCGAGTCTTTCTGTCGACATTTTAACAGTTTTTGCTTTTTCAACAGAAAACTGGAAGAGGCCAGATGAGGAAGTTAGTTTTCTGATGAATCTTTTAAGTGAATTCATTCAAAAGGAATTGAGTGAGTTACATAAAAATGATGTGAAAATAAGAATGATGGGCGATTTATCTATTTTGAGTTCGGATCTTCAGTCGAAAATAAATGATGCTATAATGCTAACCAACAAGAACAAAGGACTGATTTTAAACATAGCACTTAATTATGGCGGACGACATGAGATAGTGAGAGCAGTAAAAAAAATTTTGAATGATAAAAAACACAACATTGATAGTGAATCCATCACTGAAGAGCATATAAATAACGAACTAGATACTTTTGATTTACCAGATCCAGACTTGTTGATACGTACTAGTGGTGAATATAGAGTTAGTAATTTTATGATTTGGCAACTTGCATATACTGAATTTTATTTTACTGATACGCTATGGCCTGACTTTGACGGTGATGAACTTAAAAAAGCAATAAAACATTATAAAGTGAGATCTCGTCGCTTTGGTGGCTTATAG
- the pyrH gene encoding UMP kinase gives MGKPLYKRILLKLSGEALAGSKGFGLDTETINQIAVQIKEVIRMDVQVAIVVGGGNFWRGRSGESMDRTTADYMGMMATVINGLALQDALENIDVITRVQTAIEMRQIAEPYIRRRAVRHLEKNRVVIFAAGTGNPYFSTDTTAALRAAEIEAEVILLAKKVDAVYDKDPNQNDDACKFDDVSYIEILNRGLKVMDSTATSLCMDNKIPIKVFGLDDPGNIKKAVLGKSLGTYIHS, from the coding sequence ATGGGGAAACCTTTATACAAAAGAATATTGCTTAAGCTTAGTGGTGAAGCTTTAGCTGGTTCGAAAGGCTTTGGCCTTGATACAGAGACAATTAATCAAATTGCTGTTCAGATAAAAGAAGTTATTAGAATGGATGTACAGGTTGCTATTGTTGTTGGTGGAGGAAACTTTTGGCGCGGAAGATCCGGCGAAAGTATGGACCGGACAACAGCTGACTACATGGGTATGATGGCTACTGTTATTAATGGACTTGCATTGCAGGACGCCCTTGAAAACATAGATGTTATTACTAGGGTGCAAACGGCAATAGAGATGAGACAAATCGCAGAACCTTATATACGGCGTCGGGCGGTGCGCCATCTTGAAAAAAACCGGGTAGTTATTTTTGCAGCAGGTACTGGAAATCCTTATTTTTCTACAGACACTACTGCTGCCTTAAGGGCTGCTGAGATAGAAGCTGAAGTTATTTTACTTGCAAAAAAAGTGGATGCTGTATATGACAAAGATCCTAATCAGAATGATGATGCTTGCAAATTTGATGATGTTAGTTATATTGAAATTTTGAATAGAGGATTAAAGGTGATGGATTCTACAGCAACTTCTTTATGTATGGATAATAAAATTCCCATAAAAGTTTTTGGGCTTGATGATCCTGGCAATATAAAAAAAGCAGTACTAGGCAAATCCTTGGGAACATATATACATAGTTGA
- the dxr gene encoding 1-deoxy-D-xylulose-5-phosphate reductoisomerase, translating into MLFLKNISILGSTGSIGKQTLEIVREHSDIFNVVALSTNKNCNLLLEQIDEFQPEIAVATDAEDAAWLKLHAKARTKIYSGMDGLVAAASLSSADVVLNALVGSIGLVPSCKVVEAGKTLALANKESLVVGGELIMNIAKKHEVDVLPVDSEHSAIFQCLRGENRNSLTSVILTASGGPFRNLSKKEIESSHPSKALKHPNWSMGQKITVDSATMMNKGLEVIEAKWLFGLKAEQIKVLVHPESIIHSMVEFSDTSVIAQLGLPDMRVPIQFALTYPERICLTTNKLDLASISKLNFEKVDTDRFPNLQLAFDAMEKGGTMPCVLNTANEKLVPLYIEGAVSFYQMTEIINKTMSLHQAFNYTSIQELQEIETWVKRQISEYI; encoded by the coding sequence GTGCTTTTTTTGAAAAATATCAGTATTCTTGGATCAACAGGATCTATTGGAAAACAGACGTTAGAAATTGTCCGTGAGCATTCAGATATTTTTAATGTTGTAGCTTTAAGCACCAATAAAAATTGCAATTTGCTTTTAGAGCAAATCGATGAGTTTCAGCCTGAAATAGCTGTAGCTACTGATGCTGAGGATGCTGCCTGGCTAAAACTTCATGCGAAAGCACGAACTAAAATATATAGTGGGATGGATGGTCTGGTGGCGGCTGCATCCCTATCTTCTGCGGATGTCGTTCTAAATGCACTAGTTGGAAGTATAGGTTTAGTGCCTAGTTGCAAAGTAGTTGAAGCTGGTAAAACTTTAGCGTTAGCTAATAAAGAGTCATTAGTTGTTGGTGGGGAGCTAATTATGAATATAGCGAAAAAACATGAGGTGGATGTTCTTCCGGTGGATAGTGAACATTCAGCTATTTTTCAATGTTTGAGGGGCGAAAATAGAAATAGCTTGACTAGTGTCATTCTTACAGCTTCAGGAGGACCTTTTCGAAACCTTAGCAAAAAAGAGATAGAATCTTCTCACCCTAGCAAAGCTTTAAAACATCCTAACTGGTCTATGGGACAGAAAATAACAGTTGATTCTGCAACGATGATGAATAAGGGGTTAGAAGTCATTGAAGCAAAATGGCTATTTGGTCTTAAGGCTGAGCAAATTAAAGTGTTAGTTCACCCTGAAAGCATTATTCATTCCATGGTAGAATTCTCCGACACGTCGGTTATCGCTCAACTTGGGTTACCTGATATGAGAGTCCCTATACAATTTGCTCTTACATATCCAGAGCGTATTTGCTTAACGACTAATAAACTTGATTTAGCAAGCATCTCAAAGTTGAATTTTGAAAAAGTTGACACAGATCGATTTCCAAACCTGCAACTTGCGTTTGATGCTATGGAAAAAGGTGGAACAATGCCATGCGTCCTCAATACAGCGAATGAAAAACTAGTACCACTTTACATTGAAGGAGCTGTAAGTTTTTATCAAATGACTGAGATAATTAATAAAACAATGAGTTTGCATCAAGCATTTAATTATACGTCAATACAAGAACTTCAGGAAATAGAAACCTGGGTGAAAAGACAAATTAGTGAATATATTTAA
- the frr gene encoding ribosome recycling factor: protein MQLEIHKAIEEKMSKTVNVVNDEFKSIRAGRANPAMLDRITVEYYGAVVPLNQVATISTPEPRMISIQPFDVSSLKEIEKAIQKSDLGINPSTDGKIIRLIIPQLTEERRKDLIKIVKAKAEEGRVAIRNERRWGNDSLKKMEKDGELTEDDLKQAQDEVQKLTDAYIQKIENLLVTKEKEILEV, encoded by the coding sequence ATGCAACTAGAAATACACAAAGCGATTGAAGAAAAAATGAGTAAAACAGTAAATGTTGTAAATGATGAGTTTAAGAGTATTAGGGCGGGTCGTGCTAATCCAGCTATGTTAGATAGAATTACTGTAGAATATTATGGTGCTGTTGTTCCGCTAAATCAAGTAGCTACTATATCAACTCCTGAACCGCGCATGATATCAATTCAACCTTTTGATGTATCGTCTCTAAAAGAGATTGAAAAAGCAATTCAAAAATCAGACTTAGGTATTAACCCATCCACTGACGGTAAAATTATACGCTTAATTATACCGCAGCTAACTGAAGAACGAAGAAAAGACTTGATAAAAATTGTTAAAGCAAAAGCGGAAGAGGGTCGTGTTGCAATTCGGAATGAGCGAAGATGGGGAAATGATTCTTTGAAAAAAATGGAAAAAGATGGAGAATTAACAGAAGATGATTTGAAACAAGCTCAAGATGAAGTTCAAAAATTAACGGATGCATACATTCAAAAAATAGAAAATCTGTTAGTGACTAAGGAAAAGGAAATTTTGGAGGTATAA
- a CDS encoding DUF342 domain-containing protein: protein MIDINNSNNDENENVDGAVSIEIDPQKLKATMVLSAPEGDGKPVAFEEVNNEIKKAGITFGLYHQAIKDWVESQIVNEPLIIAEAKLPEDGKDGKVKFLFNIEGSKKISIQEDGSVDFKNLNLIQNVEAGQVLAEKIPATEGTPGTNVKGETIDQKPGKEPSFHAGKNTVMSDDGLKILAEIDGQALFRDGKITVSPVYDVPANVDNTTGNIRFKGKVIVRGNVKSGFSIEADGDIEVHGVVEGAILKSNGHIILNRGVQGNNQAELYSKGDLIAKYIENTKIVAGGNIEADCILHSVASSKKKIVIKGKRGLIVGGIVKATEEIEAKVIGSSMGTQTKIEVGIDPEIKEKYDKSQSKLKETLKNLDNLKKTIGILNKMSKNTSLPSDKKEMLVRSVKTYEVLKDQQIDLQEDIKAMTKEMENATKGKVHVSSTVHPGVKFAIYNATKHVYDDIAMCTLYYKEGDIVVGMYEK from the coding sequence ATGATCGATATTAACAATTCTAATAATGATGAAAATGAAAATGTAGATGGAGCTGTGTCAATTGAAATCGACCCCCAAAAGTTAAAAGCGACAATGGTGCTATCGGCTCCGGAAGGTGATGGTAAGCCAGTTGCTTTTGAAGAAGTTAATAATGAAATTAAAAAGGCAGGAATCACTTTCGGGCTTTATCATCAAGCAATAAAGGATTGGGTTGAAAGTCAAATAGTAAACGAGCCGTTGATCATTGCTGAAGCTAAACTGCCGGAAGATGGTAAAGACGGAAAGGTTAAATTTTTATTTAATATAGAAGGATCTAAAAAAATCTCCATTCAAGAAGACGGCTCTGTCGACTTTAAAAATCTTAACTTAATTCAAAATGTTGAGGCAGGACAAGTTCTTGCAGAAAAAATACCAGCTACTGAAGGCACCCCTGGAACAAATGTAAAAGGTGAAACAATCGATCAGAAACCTGGAAAAGAACCATCCTTTCATGCAGGTAAAAATACTGTAATGAGTGATGATGGACTGAAGATTTTGGCTGAAATTGATGGACAAGCTCTTTTTCGTGACGGCAAGATAACGGTAAGTCCTGTTTATGATGTTCCGGCAAATGTCGATAACACGACTGGTAATATTCGTTTTAAAGGGAAAGTAATTGTACGTGGAAACGTAAAGTCAGGTTTTAGCATTGAAGCTGACGGAGATATTGAAGTGCATGGCGTCGTTGAAGGTGCTATTTTAAAATCTAATGGACACATCATTCTAAATAGAGGTGTTCAGGGTAATAACCAGGCAGAGCTTTACTCTAAAGGAGATTTGATAGCCAAATACATAGAAAACACTAAAATTGTTGCTGGTGGTAACATAGAAGCGGATTGTATCTTGCATAGCGTAGCTTCTTCCAAGAAAAAAATAGTTATTAAAGGTAAGCGTGGGCTTATTGTTGGTGGTATTGTTAAGGCGACAGAAGAAATTGAAGCTAAGGTAATAGGAAGCTCGATGGGTACACAGACTAAAATTGAGGTTGGGATAGATCCTGAAATAAAAGAAAAATATGATAAGTCACAATCTAAGCTCAAAGAAACCTTAAAAAACTTAGACAACCTAAAAAAAACCATAGGCATATTAAATAAAATGAGTAAAAACACATCATTGCCCTCCGATAAAAAAGAAATGCTTGTCCGATCTGTTAAAACTTATGAAGTTCTAAAGGATCAGCAGATAGATCTTCAAGAAGATATAAAAGCCATGACAAAAGAAATGGAGAATGCAACAAAGGGTAAAGTTCATGTATCTTCAACAGTTCATCCAGGGGTTAAGTTTGCTATATATAATGCTACAAAGCATGTTTATGATGATATAGCAATGTGCACACTGTATTATAAGGAAGGCGATATAGTCGTAGGTATGTATGAAAAGTAA
- a CDS encoding FliA/WhiG family RNA polymerase sigma factor, with the protein MDSNILWQQYFNSKEVNLKNQLIEKYIELVKIVAGRLYATYGNHLDFDDLVSFGIFGLIDAIDKFDPEKNVKFETYAQIRIRGAIIDQIRNMDWIPRSIRQKAKLIDDAISKLENSSKIESITDNMIAEETGMTVREIQNVMQQTSAYHVVSLEEKLIDATEENSLADLKSELPEERLINAEVKELLIKGIKELPDKEKQVITLYYYEELTYKEIGAILGVSESRVSQLHSKAISRIKYQLL; encoded by the coding sequence ATGGATTCAAATATCCTATGGCAACAATATTTTAATAGTAAAGAAGTAAATCTGAAGAACCAGTTGATTGAAAAATATATAGAGTTAGTTAAAATTGTGGCAGGGCGTTTGTATGCTACTTATGGCAATCACTTAGATTTTGATGATTTAGTAAGTTTTGGTATTTTTGGTTTGATTGATGCGATCGATAAATTTGATCCGGAAAAAAATGTAAAATTTGAAACATATGCCCAAATCAGAATTCGGGGCGCTATTATTGATCAGATTAGGAATATGGACTGGATCCCTCGATCAATTCGGCAAAAGGCGAAGCTAATTGACGATGCAATATCAAAATTAGAAAATTCATCGAAGATTGAAAGTATTACTGATAATATGATTGCAGAAGAAACAGGTATGACTGTTCGAGAGATTCAAAATGTAATGCAACAAACCAGTGCTTATCATGTAGTTTCTTTAGAAGAAAAATTAATAGATGCTACAGAGGAAAATAGCTTAGCAGATCTAAAAAGTGAACTACCAGAAGAAAGGCTAATCAATGCTGAGGTAAAAGAGCTTTTGATTAAAGGCATAAAAGAATTACCCGACAAAGAGAAACAAGTAATAACTTTATACTATTATGAAGAGTTAACATATAAAGAAATAGGAGCTATATTAGGAGTTTCTGAATCAAGAGTATCTCAACTTCATTCAAAGGCAATCTCTAGAATTAAATACCAACTTTTATAA
- a CDS encoding phosphatidate cytidylyltransferase translates to MIKRIITTLIGLPILFAIILLGNTYLLVALFIVSLLCLKEFYAATQKTELKLIMRIGCLFSFLFYVSLYYTLDISNALPLLILTTISMLSIQVVSNSSYSIIDIGIVLFSIIYIPLTISHLFLIERLLLPHSIWLVFIIAWCCDTFAYFTGLAIGKHKLCPSISPKKTIEGALGGIIGSMAGCFLFSYFVMPDYIYIYTIMGLVGAFFSQLGDLSASIIKRFFSIKDFGNMFPGHGGVLDRFDSILFTAPFVFYYLQVMNQVIG, encoded by the coding sequence ATGATAAAACGGATCATTACGACGTTGATAGGATTACCAATTTTATTTGCTATAATCTTATTAGGAAATACATATTTATTAGTGGCTTTATTTATAGTATCGTTGCTTTGTTTAAAAGAATTTTACGCAGCTACACAGAAAACTGAGCTGAAGCTCATAATGAGAATAGGTTGTTTGTTTAGCTTTCTGTTTTACGTATCTTTATACTATACGCTGGATATTTCGAATGCATTACCGTTACTTATTCTTACTACCATTTCGATGTTGTCGATTCAAGTTGTTTCTAATTCTTCTTATTCAATAATAGATATTGGCATTGTTCTATTTAGTATCATTTATATTCCTTTAACAATTAGTCATCTCTTTCTAATTGAAAGATTACTACTTCCGCACTCGATATGGCTTGTTTTTATTATTGCTTGGTGTTGTGATACATTTGCTTATTTTACTGGATTAGCTATCGGTAAACATAAGCTGTGTCCATCGATTAGTCCTAAAAAAACTATTGAAGGTGCCCTTGGTGGAATTATTGGCTCTATGGCTGGTTGTTTTCTTTTTTCATACTTTGTAATGCCAGATTATATATATATATATACGATTATGGGGCTAGTAGGTGCATTTTTCTCTCAACTTGGAGACTTATCTGCTTCGATAATTAAAAGATTCTTTTCTATTAAAGATTTTGGTAATATGTTTCCTGGACATGGTGGAGTGCTAGATCGTTTTGATAGCATTTTATTTACGGCACCTTTTGTTTTCTACTATTTACAGGTAATGAATCAAGTTATCGGTTAA
- the rseP gene encoding RIP metalloprotease RseP, translating into MTTTIVAIFVFGLLVFFHELGHFAVAKFVGIKVYEFAIGMGPKVVHITKAETLYSIRALPIGGFVRMEGEDEESSTENSFSQKTVKERISVILAGPVMNFILGFLCFFLIFLSIGVPSTQISEVIKDSPAYNAGIQSDDHIQRIQGNQITSWEQLVGKISASKGEAMVLEVVRGDEKLYFEVNPEIDEDTGRAMIGIIPGSEISISGALVNSYHQTIFIFTEILNFLQQLIRGQADTANVAGPVGIISLVGEASRSGWIDVVGLAGLISINLGIMNLLPIPALDGSRIIFLILEGIRGKPINPEKEALVHMIGITLLMMLMMIITYKDILMFF; encoded by the coding sequence ATGACAACTACAATTGTTGCGATTTTTGTGTTTGGATTGCTAGTTTTTTTTCATGAATTAGGTCATTTTGCTGTGGCCAAATTCGTAGGTATCAAAGTATATGAATTTGCTATAGGGATGGGACCCAAAGTAGTACATATCACAAAAGCTGAAACTCTTTATTCAATAAGAGCTCTTCCTATTGGTGGGTTTGTACGCATGGAAGGTGAAGATGAAGAATCTAGCACTGAAAATAGTTTTAGTCAAAAGACAGTTAAGGAGCGAATTAGTGTTATTCTTGCAGGTCCTGTTATGAATTTTATTCTAGGATTTCTATGCTTTTTTCTTATTTTTTTGAGCATAGGGGTACCGTCTACTCAAATCAGTGAAGTGATTAAAGATTCACCCGCATATAACGCAGGTATTCAATCTGATGATCATATTCAACGAATTCAAGGCAATCAAATCACATCATGGGAACAGCTGGTGGGTAAAATTTCTGCTTCAAAAGGTGAAGCGATGGTTCTTGAAGTAGTGAGAGGTGATGAAAAATTATACTTTGAAGTTAACCCTGAAATTGATGAAGATACAGGAAGAGCAATGATTGGAATCATACCTGGTAGTGAAATATCAATTTCTGGAGCGTTGGTAAATAGCTATCACCAAACAATTTTTATTTTTACTGAAATACTAAATTTTCTACAACAGCTTATACGTGGTCAAGCAGATACAGCTAACGTTGCTGGGCCTGTGGGTATCATTAGTTTGGTTGGAGAAGCTAGTCGTTCTGGTTGGATTGATGTTGTTGGTCTAGCTGGATTAATTAGCATCAATCTTGGTATTATGAATTTACTTCCTATTCCGGCACTAGACGGAAGTAGGATTATCTTTTTGATCTTAGAAGGAATTCGTGGGAAGCCGATAAATCCAGAGAAAGAAGCTTTAGTTCATATGATAGGAATTACCTTATTGATGATGTTGATGATGATTATTACTTACAAAGATATATTAATGTTTTTCTAA
- the ispG gene encoding flavodoxin-dependent (E)-4-hydroxy-3-methylbut-2-enyl-diphosphate synthase, whose product MAMTRKNTKSIYVSDLKIGGNSPVSLQSMTNTDTRNIDETIKQIKELESIGCQLIRVAVPDNEAAEALKKIKKSISIPLVADIHFDYRLAIKAVRMGADKLRINPGNIGDFDKVKKITSVCKEYEVPIRIGVNGGSLEKKILKKYGGPTSEAMVESCLNYIWKMEDIDFTNIIISLKSSDLQTTISAYRSISKQVDYPLHIGVTEAGTVETGTIKSAIGIGSLLIDGIGDTARVSLTSSPTNEIQVGKRILASLGLLNNKIQIISCPTCGRCQIDLIYLAEEIEKAVYMIPKSITVAVMGCAVNGPGEAREADLGIAGGKGSALLFKKGKVIRKLAEDEIIPELIKEINLLEPSK is encoded by the coding sequence ATAGCTATGACGAGGAAAAATACAAAATCAATTTATGTTTCGGACTTAAAAATTGGAGGGAATTCTCCGGTAAGTCTACAGTCAATGACGAATACTGACACTAGAAATATTGATGAAACAATAAAACAAATAAAAGAGTTGGAAAGCATTGGATGTCAACTTATACGAGTTGCAGTACCAGATAATGAAGCTGCAGAAGCATTAAAAAAAATCAAAAAATCAATTTCTATTCCATTGGTCGCTGATATCCATTTTGACTATCGATTAGCTATTAAAGCAGTGCGGATGGGTGCTGATAAACTGAGGATTAACCCTGGTAATATTGGTGATTTTGATAAGGTGAAAAAAATTACTAGTGTTTGCAAAGAATATGAAGTACCAATACGTATTGGAGTTAATGGTGGTTCTCTTGAAAAAAAAATACTTAAAAAATATGGTGGACCAACGTCTGAAGCTATGGTGGAAAGCTGTCTTAATTATATTTGGAAAATGGAAGATATTGATTTTACTAATATAATAATTTCACTAAAATCAAGTGATTTACAAACAACAATTTCTGCATACAGGTCTATAAGTAAACAAGTAGATTATCCTCTGCATATTGGTGTTACGGAAGCAGGGACTGTTGAAACAGGAACTATAAAGTCAGCCATTGGCATAGGGAGTCTATTGATCGATGGTATTGGAGATACAGCAAGAGTTTCTCTTACAAGTTCGCCTACTAATGAAATACAGGTTGGCAAACGGATCCTAGCAAGTCTTGGGCTCCTAAATAATAAGATTCAGATTATATCCTGCCCTACCTGTGGAAGATGTCAGATCGACTTAATTTATTTAGCTGAAGAAATCGAAAAAGCAGTTTATATGATTCCGAAATCAATCACGGTAGCGGTAATGGGCTGTGCTGTAAATGGACCAGGCGAAGCAAGGGAGGCTGACTTAGGCATTGCTGGAGGAAAAGGTTCAGCACTGCTATTTAAAAAAGGAAAAGTCATTAGAAAACTTGCTGAAGATGAAATAATACCAGAGTTGATTAAAGAGATAAATCTACTAGAGCCTTCTAAGTAG
- the rpsB gene encoding 30S ribosomal protein S2, translating into MSVVSMKQLLEAGVHFGHQTRRWNPKMSKFIFTERNGIYIIDLQKTVKKVDEAYRIIKEIAEENGNILFVGTKKQAQESIEEEAKRCGMYYVNQRWLGGMLTNYQTIKKRIHRLRELEKMEEDGTFDLLPKKEVIQLKHEMDRLEKFLGGIKDMKEMPKAVFVVDPRKERIAILEAKKLGIPVIAIVDTNCDPDEVDYVIPGNDDAIRAVKLLASTMADAVLEGRQGFQTEEAERA; encoded by the coding sequence ATGAGTGTTGTATCAATGAAACAATTATTAGAAGCAGGAGTTCATTTTGGGCATCAAACAAGAAGATGGAATCCTAAAATGTCAAAATTTATATTTACGGAAAGAAATGGTATTTATATCATAGACCTTCAAAAAACCGTAAAAAAAGTGGATGAGGCTTATCGTATTATCAAAGAGATTGCTGAAGAAAACGGAAATATTTTGTTTGTAGGAACAAAAAAACAAGCTCAAGAGTCCATAGAAGAAGAAGCTAAAAGATGCGGCATGTATTACGTTAACCAAAGATGGTTAGGTGGAATGCTAACAAATTACCAGACAATTAAGAAAAGAATTCATAGGCTTCGGGAGTTAGAAAAAATGGAAGAAGACGGGACTTTTGATCTTTTGCCCAAAAAAGAAGTAATTCAATTAAAACATGAAATGGATCGGCTTGAAAAATTTCTTGGTGGGATAAAGGACATGAAAGAAATGCCGAAAGCTGTTTTTGTAGTTGATCCGCGAAAAGAGAGAATAGCAATTCTTGAAGCGAAAAAATTAGGTATTCCTGTAATTGCTATTGTTGATACAAACTGTGATCCGGATGAAGTTGATTACGTTATACCTGGAAATGATGATGCAATACGTGCTGTAAAGCTATTAGCATCAACAATGGCAGATGCTGTTCTTGAAGGCCGTCAGGGCTTTCAAACTGAAGAGGCGGAAAGAGCTTAA